The Vicinamibacteria bacterium genome includes a window with the following:
- a CDS encoding biotin/lipoyl-containing protein, translating to MTVSKVVLAKLSPTMEEGTIVKWSKKEGDPVKVGDVLAEIETDKANMEMEALGTGILRKVLVPAGGKAPVGTLIGVIADAGEDISALLKTAGTVLPAPGPPPAVAAPPSVPVPPPPPVAAPAPLTP from the coding sequence GTGACGGTGAGCAAGGTCGTGCTGGCCAAGCTGTCGCCGACCATGGAGGAAGGGACCATCGTCAAATGGAGCAAGAAGGAGGGCGACCCCGTTAAGGTGGGGGACGTCCTGGCCGAGATCGAGACCGACAAGGCCAATATGGAGATGGAGGCCCTGGGGACGGGGATCCTGCGCAAGGTCCTGGTTCCGGCGGGGGGCAAGGCACCCGTGGGCACCCTCATCGGCGTCATCGCCGACGCGGGGGAGGACATCTCCGCCCTCTTGAAGACGGCGGGGACAGTACTGCCGGCCCCCGGGCCCCCTCCGGCCGTGGCCGCCCCCCCTTCCGTGCCCGTCCCCCCTCCCCCTCCCGTGGCCGCTCCCGCTCCCCTGACCCCCG
- a CDS encoding pyruvate dehydrogenase complex E1 component subunit beta, translating to MAVLTMRDALNQALKEEMARDPNVFLLGEEVGAYQGAYKVTQGLLAEFGEWRVRDTPIAEEAIAGVAVGAAFIGLRPVAEMMTFNFSILALDQIVNHAAKYRYMSGGQIRCPMVLRGPSGAAAQVAAQHSQAFESWFVHIPGLVVVMPSTPRDAKGLLKSAIRDDNPVIFMENEVLYNFKGEVPDEEYHIPLGLAEVKRAGKDVTIVAWSRSVVTSLAAADLLAKDGIEVEVVDPRTLRPLDEDLIFESVRRTNRCVVVEEGWRYAGFGAEIADRVQRECFDDLDAPVLRVTAADVPMPYAKTLERAYLPQPEKVVDAVHQVLYR from the coding sequence ATGGCCGTCCTGACCATGCGCGACGCTCTCAACCAGGCCCTCAAGGAGGAAATGGCCCGCGACCCCAACGTGTTCCTCCTGGGCGAGGAGGTGGGCGCCTACCAGGGAGCCTACAAGGTCACCCAGGGCTTGCTCGCCGAGTTCGGGGAGTGGCGGGTGCGCGACACGCCCATCGCGGAGGAGGCCATCGCGGGGGTGGCGGTGGGAGCGGCCTTCATCGGCCTCCGTCCGGTGGCCGAGATGATGACCTTCAATTTCTCGATACTGGCCCTGGACCAGATCGTGAACCACGCGGCCAAGTACCGCTACATGTCGGGCGGCCAGATCCGGTGCCCCATGGTCCTGCGGGGGCCCTCGGGGGCCGCGGCCCAGGTGGCGGCCCAGCATTCCCAGGCCTTCGAGAGCTGGTTCGTCCATATCCCCGGGCTGGTGGTGGTCATGCCCTCCACGCCCCGCGATGCCAAGGGCCTCCTGAAGAGCGCGATCCGGGACGACAACCCGGTGATCTTCATGGAGAACGAAGTCCTCTATAACTTCAAGGGCGAGGTCCCGGACGAGGAGTACCACATCCCGCTTGGCCTAGCCGAGGTCAAGCGTGCCGGGAAGGACGTGACCATCGTGGCCTGGAGCCGCTCCGTGGTGACCTCCCTCGCCGCCGCCGACCTCCTGGCCAAGGACGGGATCGAGGTCGAAGTCGTGGATCCGCGCACGCTGCGTCCCCTCGACGAGGACCTGATCTTCGAGTCCGTCCGCCGGACGAACCGCTGTGTGGTGGTCGAGGAGGGCTGGCGCTACGCGGGGTTCGGGGCGGAGATCGCGGACCGCGTGCAGCGGGAGTGCTTCGACGACTTGGACGCCCCCGTCCTCCGCGTGACCGCGGCCGATGTGCCCATGCCCTACGCGAAGACCCTGGAGCGGGCCTACCTTCCCCAGCCCGAGAAGGTCGTCGATGCCGTGCATCAGGTGCTCTACCGGTGA
- the pdhA gene encoding pyruvate dehydrogenase (acetyl-transferring) E1 component subunit alpha encodes MNREEALALYRSMLLIRRFEERCAQLYVEGKIGGFLHLYIGQEAVGVGAMSLLRPDDYFITSYRDHGYALARGTDPRPLLAELCGRSTGISRGKGGSMHFYDVPRGNFGGDGIVGGHLPVAAGIGYGIRLRRTDQVCLCFFGDGAVNEGAFHEALNVSALWDLPVVYIIENNRYGMGTALDRASSVKDLYQRASAYGMPRRDVNGMDLLAVRDALAEAIDRARKDKRPSLVEMETYRYRGHSMSDPGKYRTKEEVEQMMQYDPIHQFGKRLLEQERFSAAELEAADKEVLAQIDEAVRFVEESPFPPPESLYEDVYVRSPYINMQAAEKDPAWRAAVREDRVPEELPVASPARVGS; translated from the coding sequence ATGAACAGAGAAGAGGCGCTCGCGCTCTACCGGTCGATGCTCCTGATCCGGCGCTTCGAGGAGCGTTGTGCCCAGCTCTACGTCGAAGGCAAGATCGGCGGCTTCCTCCACCTCTACATCGGTCAGGAGGCGGTGGGGGTGGGGGCGATGAGCCTGCTGCGTCCCGACGACTACTTCATCACGTCCTACCGGGACCACGGTTACGCGCTGGCCCGGGGCACGGACCCCCGTCCTCTGCTCGCTGAGCTGTGCGGCCGGTCCACCGGTATCAGCCGCGGCAAGGGCGGAAGCATGCACTTCTACGACGTGCCCCGCGGAAACTTCGGGGGAGACGGCATCGTGGGCGGACATTTGCCGGTGGCGGCAGGCATCGGCTACGGCATCCGACTCCGGCGCACGGACCAGGTCTGCCTTTGCTTCTTCGGGGACGGGGCCGTGAACGAGGGGGCCTTCCACGAGGCCTTGAACGTGAGCGCGCTTTGGGACCTTCCCGTGGTGTACATCATCGAGAACAACCGGTATGGAATGGGTACCGCTCTGGACCGGGCCTCCTCGGTCAAGGACCTCTACCAGCGCGCATCGGCCTACGGCATGCCCCGCCGGGACGTGAACGGGATGGACCTCCTGGCCGTGCGCGACGCCCTCGCGGAGGCCATCGACCGCGCCCGGAAAGACAAGCGCCCCAGCCTGGTAGAGATGGAGACCTACCGGTACCGGGGTCACTCCATGTCCGACCCGGGCAAGTACCGCACCAAGGAAGAGGTCGAGCAGATGATGCAGTACGACCCCATCCACCAGTTCGGCAAGCGGCTCCTGGAGCAGGAACGCTTCTCCGCCGCCGAGCTGGAAGCGGCGGACAAGGAGGTGCTGGCCCAGATCGACGAAGCCGTCCGCTTCGTGGAGGAGAGTCCCTTTCCTCCCCCGGAGTCGCTCTACGAGGACGTCTACGTGCGCTCTCCCTACATCAACATGCAAGCCGCGGAGAAGGACCCCGCCTGGCGCGCGGCCGTCCGCGAGGACCGCGTTCCGGAGGAGCTGCCCGTGGCCTCCCCGGCCAGGGTCGGTAGCTGA
- a CDS encoding FHA domain-containing protein — protein MKFEIKYPSGDRHEVVLQGTMAVLGRDPTCDLVLSDVKCSRRHAVIEAGPDGLAIRDSGSANGVFVNGRKVERAGLQPGDLIRLGEVILEVLPEEVTGTVVMAPEDMGELKPGARARPVPPPKPSPPQREARPAGRASGAIPRPLTVTTLASLWLLSAVVYALAGLGAATLSGLQSDWAIAAAGAGLALAFLCGVMAFGLWSRSGWARVVQIGIAGLGLLTCAYTLASATILVHMLRGDVRIHFSGRQDFQELSPVEAETVLGGASADTTFALTILAMFLLGSILSAAGVWLAVHPPR, from the coding sequence ATGAAGTTCGAGATCAAGTACCCGAGCGGCGACCGCCACGAGGTCGTGCTCCAGGGGACCATGGCCGTCCTCGGCCGGGACCCCACCTGCGACCTCGTCCTCAGCGACGTGAAGTGCTCGCGCCGCCACGCGGTCATCGAGGCCGGACCCGACGGCCTGGCCATCCGCGACTCGGGCAGCGCCAATGGCGTCTTCGTCAACGGCCGCAAGGTGGAGCGCGCAGGGCTCCAGCCGGGCGACCTGATCCGTCTGGGAGAGGTGATCCTCGAGGTCCTTCCCGAAGAGGTGACGGGGACGGTGGTGATGGCCCCGGAAGACATGGGGGAGCTGAAGCCGGGGGCCCGCGCCCGGCCGGTCCCGCCCCCGAAACCGTCCCCACCCCAACGGGAGGCCCGACCCGCGGGCCGAGCCTCCGGGGCCATTCCCCGCCCTCTGACCGTGACCACCTTGGCCAGTCTCTGGCTCCTATCCGCCGTCGTCTACGCCCTGGCCGGACTCGGCGCCGCCACCCTCTCCGGGCTCCAGAGCGACTGGGCGATCGCGGCCGCGGGAGCCGGCCTCGCCCTGGCCTTCCTCTGCGGGGTCATGGCGTTCGGTCTCTGGTCCCGCAGCGGCTGGGCCCGCGTCGTCCAGATCGGAATCGCCGGTCTCGGCCTCCTCACCTGTGCCTACACGCTGGCCTCGGCCACCATCCTCGTCCACATGCTGCGCGGCGACGTCCGGATCCACTTCTCGGGACGCCAGGATTTCCAGGAACTCTCGCCGGTGGAGGCGGAGACGGTGCTCGGGGGTGCCTCGGCGGACACGACCTTCGCCCTGACCATCCTCGCGATGTTTCTGCTGGGGTCCATCCTGAGCGCGGCCGGGGTCTGGCTAGCGGTCCACCCCCCTCGCTAG
- a CDS encoding NAD-glutamate dehydrogenase domain-containing protein, giving the protein MLTADPQRRAATLAEVTEILRREAAPEDRDLLLALAPVVFAEMPDRLALGLAPSALAARIRSHFRFIAREIPPAFQLYRGLPGIHVWARNPGESEAVAMGGGQGLPLETTVIETHSADTPFIFDGLKNYFRKAGLRVFSAICPVFTVRRQWERIVWIGGPHDEGSKECYCHFQIEPVESKERLRRIEHEIYSVLKAVFMAVEDFPDMVRTCREIGPRLRSRKPGDLESARAFLDWLLDDNHILMGTIRYRLGPDRLLERIDETATGVFNDTTLLPVVFPGWVEEVETHLHPAPGDDRIIDMDYCNNASAIYHLEPIDDIVVREWGPGDTLIGATVILGRFARAAFAQRADKIPLIKDKLDWLLRESGADPNSHAWREIRAAFNRIPKTELFYADVADLKEIINRIVYLTGDDEIAVHCRKGSGYVALYIAFSRLRYSYQTEEALRAGLGDSFGPISFGTSVDLGNVTLFLFYFDAAKLDRPIEPDAVQRLTAPLVTTWEDRVAAAVEKEFGEREGRRLFRRYIRLESRSGLYRESTPAEQVPDDVRHLENLEGRLEIRVIHRSAGVVALNLYSVRALGLTDILRTLHNLGLTVTEELRIPLALPEGRKCFLYRFDMEATPERIAALLEGEERFARALRALDEERATDDPLNGLILQAGLGWRDVEVLRTLRNHLLQVRPYYNADTVNGVLLRNSGVARALFQAFAARFDPGLPADRAAAIAAAEAGVGKALEAVGSLTEDEILRALDNLVRCALRTNVYQRPERPVFSIKVDSRRVEGMPSPRPLVEVYVHSRLLEGIHMRGGRVARGGIRWSDRHDDFRTEILGLMKTQMVKNSIIVPVGSKGGFVLKGEVPGRPALDAYLVDRYREFVSGLLDVTDNIVDGKVLHPPEVVRHDGDDPYLVVAADKGTAHLSDTANSVSAQYGFWLGDAFASGGSAGYDHKKMGITARGAWECVKHHFRNLGRDIQREPFTMAGIGDMSGDVFGNGALLSRATRLVAAFNHVHIFLDPDPDLERSFKERERLFHLPRSSWRDYDASLISKGGGIFDRSAKAIHLSPELKKLLEIQADAASGEEVIRRILTARVDLVYNGGIGTYVKAASEDDADAGDRTNDRVRVVARDVRALVVGEGGNLGLTQKARLEYWAGGGLLNTDAVDNSGGVDTSDHEVNIKILLDMLIKKGVVKGREERNHILAEMTEEVAALVLADNDNQALALTLDGVRSAKRYEEFVNIIDDMTGAGVLSRADDAVPSREELLSSPHRERGLPRPLLAVLLGHTKMFAFEMLMETGFPDSAAGGPFLEAYFPHRLRESFREHFDAHVLRREIIATAAVNHLVNKAGISLLSRVMAASKAGVGEVVTAYVEVEREAGADELREAVLSAGLAAGEQGALLEIEEALEDAVRDRLEGKKKTEAGKVLKAIRGRLKL; this is encoded by the coding sequence ATGCTCACGGCGGACCCGCAGCGACGGGCGGCCACGCTCGCCGAGGTCACGGAGATCTTGAGGCGCGAGGCCGCACCCGAGGACCGGGACCTCCTCCTGGCCTTGGCCCCCGTGGTGTTCGCGGAGATGCCCGATCGCCTGGCCCTGGGCCTCGCCCCCTCCGCCCTGGCCGCGCGCATCCGATCCCATTTCCGTTTCATTGCGCGGGAGATCCCGCCCGCTTTTCAGCTCTACCGCGGCCTGCCCGGGATCCACGTCTGGGCCCGCAACCCGGGCGAGTCGGAGGCGGTGGCCATGGGTGGCGGCCAGGGCCTGCCCCTCGAGACCACCGTCATCGAGACCCACAGCGCCGACACCCCGTTCATCTTCGACGGCCTCAAGAACTACTTCCGCAAGGCGGGGCTCCGCGTATTCTCCGCTATCTGCCCGGTCTTCACCGTCCGTCGCCAATGGGAGCGGATCGTCTGGATCGGCGGGCCCCACGACGAGGGCAGCAAGGAGTGCTATTGCCATTTCCAGATCGAGCCCGTGGAGTCCAAGGAGCGGCTCCGCCGGATCGAGCACGAGATCTACTCCGTCCTGAAGGCAGTGTTCATGGCGGTGGAGGACTTCCCGGACATGGTCCGGACCTGCCGCGAGATCGGCCCCCGCCTGCGCAGCCGCAAGCCCGGAGACCTGGAGTCCGCCCGGGCCTTTCTGGACTGGCTCCTCGACGACAACCACATCCTGATGGGTACCATCCGCTACCGGCTGGGGCCGGATCGCCTCCTCGAGCGGATCGACGAAACCGCCACCGGCGTCTTCAACGACACCACCCTTCTCCCCGTGGTCTTTCCGGGGTGGGTGGAAGAAGTGGAGACCCACCTGCACCCGGCGCCCGGCGACGACCGCATCATCGACATGGACTACTGCAACAACGCCTCCGCCATCTATCACCTGGAGCCGATCGACGACATCGTGGTCCGCGAGTGGGGCCCGGGCGACACCCTGATAGGGGCGACGGTTATCCTGGGGCGCTTCGCCCGGGCCGCATTCGCCCAGCGTGCGGATAAGATCCCTCTCATCAAGGACAAGCTGGACTGGCTGCTGCGGGAGAGCGGGGCCGACCCGAACTCCCACGCCTGGCGGGAGATCCGGGCCGCCTTCAACCGTATTCCCAAGACCGAGCTCTTCTACGCGGACGTGGCTGATCTCAAGGAGATCATCAACCGCATCGTGTACTTGACGGGGGACGACGAGATCGCGGTGCACTGCCGCAAGGGCTCGGGCTATGTGGCCCTCTACATCGCCTTCTCGCGTCTTCGCTATTCGTACCAGACGGAAGAGGCCCTGCGGGCCGGCCTGGGCGACTCCTTTGGCCCCATCTCCTTTGGGACTTCGGTCGACCTCGGCAACGTCACCCTGTTCCTCTTCTACTTCGACGCCGCCAAGCTGGACCGACCGATCGAGCCGGATGCGGTCCAGCGGCTCACCGCCCCCCTCGTGACCACCTGGGAGGACCGGGTGGCGGCGGCGGTGGAGAAGGAGTTCGGGGAGCGGGAGGGCCGACGGCTCTTCCGCCGCTACATCCGGCTGGAGAGCCGCAGCGGACTCTACCGGGAGTCCACGCCCGCGGAGCAGGTGCCGGACGACGTCAGGCACCTGGAGAACCTGGAGGGGCGGCTCGAAATCCGCGTCATCCACCGTTCCGCGGGGGTGGTGGCCCTCAACCTCTACTCGGTGCGCGCCCTGGGCCTGACCGACATCCTGCGCACCCTCCACAATCTCGGGCTCACGGTGACGGAGGAGCTGCGCATCCCCCTGGCCCTGCCCGAGGGGCGCAAGTGCTTCCTTTACCGCTTCGACATGGAGGCCACGCCGGAGCGGATCGCGGCCTTGCTGGAGGGCGAGGAGCGCTTCGCGCGCGCCCTGCGCGCCCTTGACGAGGAGCGGGCCACGGACGACCCCTTGAATGGGCTGATCCTCCAGGCGGGTCTGGGCTGGCGGGACGTGGAAGTCCTGCGTACCCTCCGCAACCACCTCCTGCAGGTCCGGCCCTACTACAACGCGGACACCGTGAACGGCGTGCTCCTCCGGAACAGCGGGGTGGCGCGAGCCCTTTTCCAAGCCTTCGCGGCTCGCTTCGATCCCGGCCTCCCCGCCGACCGGGCGGCCGCCATCGCCGCCGCGGAGGCGGGGGTGGGCAAAGCCCTGGAGGCCGTGGGCAGTCTGACCGAGGACGAGATCCTTCGGGCCCTCGACAACCTGGTGCGCTGCGCGCTGCGCACCAACGTCTACCAGCGGCCCGAGCGCCCCGTCTTCTCGATCAAGGTGGATAGTCGCCGCGTGGAGGGGATGCCCTCCCCCCGGCCCCTAGTCGAGGTCTACGTCCACTCCCGGCTCCTGGAAGGGATCCACATGCGGGGAGGCAGGGTGGCCCGGGGCGGCATCCGCTGGAGCGACCGCCACGACGATTTCCGCACCGAGATCCTGGGTCTCATGAAGACCCAGATGGTCAAGAACTCGATCATCGTGCCCGTGGGGTCGAAGGGGGGCTTCGTGCTCAAGGGGGAGGTGCCCGGGCGCCCCGCCCTGGACGCCTACCTCGTCGACCGCTACCGGGAGTTTGTCTCCGGGCTTCTCGACGTGACGGACAACATCGTGGACGGCAAGGTGCTCCACCCTCCCGAGGTCGTGCGACACGATGGCGATGACCCCTACCTGGTGGTGGCCGCCGATAAGGGCACGGCCCACCTCTCCGACACCGCCAACAGCGTGTCCGCCCAGTACGGCTTCTGGCTGGGCGACGCCTTCGCTTCCGGGGGGAGCGCAGGGTACGACCACAAGAAGATGGGCATCACGGCCCGGGGGGCCTGGGAGTGCGTGAAGCACCACTTCCGCAACTTGGGGCGGGACATCCAGCGGGAGCCCTTCACCATGGCCGGCATCGGCGACATGTCGGGGGACGTCTTCGGCAACGGCGCCCTTCTGAGCCGGGCCACCCGGCTGGTGGCCGCTTTCAACCACGTCCACATCTTCCTCGACCCCGACCCCGATCTGGAGCGGAGCTTCAAGGAGCGGGAGCGCCTCTTCCACCTCCCCCGCTCGTCCTGGCGCGACTACGACGCCTCCCTCATCAGCAAGGGAGGCGGGATTTTCGACCGCTCCGCCAAGGCCATCCACCTCTCCCCGGAGTTGAAGAAGCTGCTCGAGATCCAGGCGGACGCGGCCAGCGGCGAGGAGGTGATCCGACGCATCCTCACCGCGCGGGTGGACCTGGTCTACAACGGCGGCATCGGCACCTACGTGAAGGCGGCGAGCGAGGACGACGCCGACGCGGGGGACCGGACCAACGATCGGGTGCGGGTGGTGGCCCGGGACGTGCGGGCGTTGGTGGTGGGGGAGGGGGGCAACCTGGGATTGACCCAGAAGGCCCGGCTCGAGTACTGGGCCGGAGGCGGGCTCCTCAACACCGACGCCGTCGACAACTCCGGGGGAGTGGACACCTCCGATCACGAGGTGAACATCAAGATCCTCCTGGACATGCTCATCAAGAAGGGCGTGGTCAAGGGCCGCGAGGAGCGGAATCACATCCTGGCCGAGATGACGGAGGAGGTGGCGGCCCTGGTCCTGGCCGACAACGACAACCAGGCCCTGGCCCTCACCCTGGACGGGGTGCGGAGCGCGAAGCGCTACGAGGAATTCGTGAACATCATCGACGACATGACGGGGGCGGGGGTCTTGAGCCGCGCCGACGACGCGGTGCCCAGCCGGGAGGAGCTGCTCTCCAGCCCCCACCGGGAGCGGGGTTTGCCCCGCCCGCTCCTCGCCGTGCTCCTCGGCCACACCAAGATGTTCGCTTTCGAGATGCTTATGGAAACCGGTTTCCCGGACAGTGCCGCGGGCGGTCCCTTCCTGGAGGCCTACTTCCCGCACCGGCTGCGCGAATCCTTCCGGGAGCACTTCGATGCCCACGTCCTGCGGCGCGAGATCATCGCCACCGCGGCCGTGAACCACCTCGTCAACAAGGCCGGGATCTCCCTTCTCTCCCGGGTCATGGCCGCGTCCAAGGCGGGGGTGGGGGAGGTGGTCACCGCCTACGTCGAGGTGGAGAGGGAGGCGGGGGCGGACGAGCTCCGGGAGGCGGTGCTCTCGGCGGGCTTGGCGGCGGGCGAGCAAGGGGCGCTCCTCGAGATCGAGGAGGCGCTGGAGGACGCGGTCCGCGATCGGCTGGAGGGTAAAAAGAAGACCGAAGCCGGCAAGGTGTTGAAAGCGATCCGGGGCCGCCTCAAGCTGTGA
- the gdhA gene encoding NADP-specific glutamate dehydrogenase: MNDYASSLMADVKAKNPAEPEFHQAVQEVAESLAPVLDRHPEYRHSKILERIVEPERVILFRVPWQDDQGQVRVNRGFRIEMNSAIGPYKGGLRFHPSVNLGILKFLAFEQVFKNSLTTLPMGGGKGGSDFDPKGKSDNEVMRFCQSFMSELFRHIGPNTDVPAGDIGVGGREIGYLFGQYKRLRNEFAGVLTGKGLNWGGSLIRPEATGYGCVYLASEMLATRQQTLQGKTCLVSGSGNVAQYTVEKLIELGARPLTLSDSGGYIYDEKGIDRQRLAFAMELKNVRRGRIKEYAEKHKGVVYTPFDAKSDHNPLWNHRADCAFPSATQNEINGKDAANLLRNGVQVVSEGANMPTNLDGVVQFVEARILYGPGKAANAGGVAVSGLEMAQNSMRYGWTREEVDKRLHIIMKSIHQACVETAERFGCPGNYVSGANIAGFLKVADSMMDQGLV; the protein is encoded by the coding sequence ATGAACGACTACGCATCCTCGCTGATGGCGGACGTCAAGGCCAAGAACCCCGCGGAACCCGAGTTCCACCAGGCCGTCCAGGAGGTAGCGGAGTCCCTGGCTCCGGTTCTGGACCGCCATCCCGAATATCGCCACAGCAAGATCCTGGAGCGGATCGTCGAGCCGGAGAGGGTCATCCTGTTTCGCGTGCCGTGGCAGGACGACCAGGGCCAGGTCCGAGTCAACCGGGGCTTCCGCATCGAGATGAACAGCGCCATCGGGCCTTACAAGGGCGGGCTCCGCTTCCATCCTTCGGTCAACCTGGGGATCCTCAAATTCCTGGCCTTCGAGCAGGTTTTCAAGAACTCGCTCACCACCCTCCCCATGGGTGGGGGCAAGGGCGGATCCGACTTCGACCCCAAAGGGAAGAGCGACAACGAGGTCATGCGCTTCTGCCAGAGCTTCATGAGCGAGCTCTTCCGCCATATCGGGCCCAACACCGATGTGCCCGCGGGGGACATCGGGGTGGGGGGCCGGGAGATCGGCTATCTCTTCGGCCAGTACAAGCGCCTGCGCAACGAGTTCGCGGGCGTCCTCACGGGCAAGGGCCTGAACTGGGGGGGCTCCCTCATCCGGCCGGAGGCTACCGGCTACGGCTGCGTGTACCTTGCCTCCGAGATGCTGGCCACGCGCCAGCAGACCCTTCAGGGCAAGACCTGTCTGGTCTCCGGTAGCGGCAACGTGGCCCAGTACACGGTGGAGAAGCTCATCGAGTTGGGGGCCCGCCCCCTGACCCTCTCCGATTCCGGCGGGTACATCTACGACGAGAAGGGGATTGACCGGCAACGCCTGGCCTTCGCGATGGAGCTCAAGAACGTGCGCCGGGGGCGGATCAAGGAGTACGCGGAGAAGCACAAGGGCGTGGTCTATACCCCCTTCGACGCTAAGTCGGACCATAACCCCCTCTGGAACCACCGCGCAGACTGTGCGTTCCCCAGCGCCACCCAGAACGAGATCAACGGCAAGGACGCGGCCAACCTCTTGCGGAACGGCGTACAGGTGGTCTCCGAGGGAGCCAACATGCCGACCAACCTAGACGGTGTGGTCCAATTCGTGGAGGCGCGGATCCTCTACGGCCCCGGCAAGGCCGCCAACGCGGGGGGGGTGGCCGTCTCCGGCCTGGAGATGGCCCAGAACAGCATGCGCTACGGCTGGACCCGCGAGGAGGTGGACAAGAGGCTGCACATCATTATGAAGAGCATCCACCAGGCCTGCGTGGAGACCGCGGAGCGTTTCGGCTGCCCCGGGAACTACGTGAGCGGGGCCAACATCGCCGGTTTCCTGAAGGTGGCCGACTCCATGATGGACCAGGGCTTGGTCTGA